One genomic window of Elaeis guineensis isolate ETL-2024a chromosome 2, EG11, whole genome shotgun sequence includes the following:
- the LOC105060997 gene encoding uncharacterized protein has protein sequence MPSLYLLLLFLAALRPSATAATGEGTAAEHRALVELKAAIGNPTGSLAGWDAAADHCRSWAGVACDAAGRVVSLDISNLNLSGPIPPELSLLSGLRYLNLSNNVFNGTFPSDLSRLKNLRALDLYNNNLTDVLPVVVADLPVLRHLHLGGNFFSGAIPPEYGRWEHIEYLAISGNELSGPIPPELGNLTTLRELYIGYFNSYQGGLPAAFGNLTSLVRLDAANCGLSGEIPPEMGDLQNLDTLFLQVNGLSGEITPELGKLWGLKSMDLSNNALTGEIPPTFADLKNLTLLNLFRNKLHGAIPDFVGDLPELEVLQLWENNFTGEIPRRLGTNGRLQLLDLSSNKLTGSLPPDLCSGDKLETLIALGNFLFGSIPESLGRCKSLTRIRLGENYLTGSIPSGLFSLRKLAQVELQDNLLNGSFPAKASSPTLGQISLSNNRLSGALPSSIGNFPGLQKLLLNQNQFSGCIPPEIGRLQQLSKMDFSGNRFSCPIPPEISKCRLVTFIDLSRNNLSGEIPVEITEMRILNYLNLSRNHLEGEIPTSISTMQSLTAVDFSYNNLSGLVPGTGQFSYFNETSFIGNPDLCGPYLGPCRPGIPDDSHPSHSKGPLSASLKLLLVIGLLFCSIAFAIAAIIKARSLKKASEARAWKFTAFQRLDFACDDVLDCLKEENIIGKGGAGIVYKGVMPNGEEVAVKRLPAMSRGSSHDHGFSAEIQTLGRIRHRHIVRLLGFCSNHETNLLVYEYMPNGSLGEVLHGKKGGHLQWDTRYKIAVEAAKGLCYLHHDCSPLILHRDVKSNNILLDSNFEAHVADFGLAKFLQDSGTSECMSAIAGSYGYIAPEYAYTLKVDEKSDVYSFGVVLLELVSGKKPVGEFGDGVDIVQWMRKMTDSNKQAVTNILDPRLSSVPLHDVMHVFYVAMLCVEEQSVERPTMREVVQILSELPRPTPKPGEEDSSNNEESGAPAPVPSAETPSKETKEQQQQPARQSPPPDLLSI, from the exons atgccatcgCTCTATCTGCTCCTCCTCTTCCTCGCCGCCCTCCGCCCTTCTGCCACCGCCGCCACCGGCGAAGGAACGGCGGCGGAGCACCGCGCCCTGGTCGAACTCAAGGCGGCGATCGGCAACCCCACCGGCTCCCTCGCCGGCTGGGACGCCGCTGCCGACCACTGCCGTTCCTGGGCCGGCGTCGCCTGCGACGCCGCCGGCCGCGTCGTCTCCCTCGACATCTCCAACCTCAACCTCTCCGGCCCCATCCCGCCGGAGCTCTCCCTTCTCTCCGGCCTCCGCTACCTCAATCTCTCCAATAATGTCTTCAATGGCACATTCCCCTCCGATCTCTCCCGCCTCAAGAACCTCCGCGCTCTCGATCTGTACAACAACAACCTCACCGACGTCCTTCCCGTCGTGGTCGCGGACCTcccggtcctccgccacctccacCTCGGCGGCAACTTCTTCTCCGGCGCCATCCCGCCAGAGTACGGCCGGTGGGAGCATATTGAATACCTGGCCATCTCCGGCAATGAGCTCAGCGGCCCCATCCCGCCGGAGCTCGGCAACCTCACCACCCTTCGCGAGCTCTACATCGGCTACTTCAACAGCTACCAGGGCGGCCTCCCCGCCGCCTTCGGCAACCTCACCTCTCTCGTCCGTCTCGACGCCGCCAACTGCGGCCTCTCCGGAGAGATCCCACCGGAGATGGGCGACCTCCAGAACCTCGACACCCTCTTCCTCCAGGTGAACGGGCTGTCCGGCGAGATCACGCCGGAGCTCGGCAAGCTTTGGGGCCTCAAGTCCATGGATCTCTCGAACAACGCCCTCACTGGCGAGATCCCGCCGACCTTCGCCGACCTCAAGAACCTCACCCTCCTCAACCTCTTCCGCAACAAGCTTCATGGCGCCATCCCAGACTTCGTCGGCGATCTCCCAGAGCTGGAGGTGCTCCAGCTCTGGGAGAATAACTTCACCGGCGAGATACCCCGCCGGCTCGGCACCAACGGCCGCCTCCAGCTCCTCGACCTCTCTTCCAACAAGCTCACCGGCTCCCTCCCGCCGGATCTCTGCTCCGGCGACAAGCTGGAAACCCTGATCGCCCTCGGGAACTTCCTCTTCGGATCCATCCCGGAATCCCTCGGCCGGTGTAAATCCCTCACCCGAATCCGATTGGGGGAGAACTACCTCACTGGATCGATCCCCAGTGGCCTCTTCAGCTTGCGCAAGCTCGCCCAGGTCGAGCTCCAGGACAACCTCCTCAACGGCAGCTTCCCGGCGAAGGCCAGCTCGCCGACGCTCGGCCAGATAAGCCTCTCTAACAACCGCCTCTCCGGCGCTCTCCCCTCGTCCATCGGCAACTTCCCCGGCCTCCAGAAGCTCCTCCTCAACCAGAACCAGTTCTCCGGCTGCATCCCACCGGAGATCGGGAGGCTGCAGCAGCTCTCCAAGATGGACTTCAGCGGCAACCGCTTCTCCTGCCCGATCCCTCCAGAGATCAGCAAGTGCAGGCTCGTAACTTTCATCGATCTCAGCCGGAACAATTTATCCGGCGAGATCCCGGTGGAGATTACCGAAATGAGGATCTTGAATTACCTCAACTTGTCAAGAAACCATCTTGAAGGGGAGATTCCGACATCCATTTCCACAATGCAGAGCCTGACGGCCGTCGACTTCTCCTACAACAACCTCTCCGGCCTCGTCCCCGGCACCGGCCAGTTCAGCTATTTCAATGAGACATCCTTCATCGGCAACCCCGACCTCTGCGGCCCCTATCTTGGGCCTTGCCGACCGGGAATTCCCGATGACTCGCATCCGTCTCATTCAAAAGGTCCCCTCTCTGCTTCCCTGAAGCTCTTGCTTGTCATTGGCCTTCTCTTCTGTTCCATTGCCTTCGCCATTGCCGCCATTATCAAAGCTCGGTCTTTGAAGAAGGCCAGCGAAGCTCGAGCATGGAAGTTCACAGCTTTCCAGCGGCTCGACTTCGCCTGCGACGATGTCTTGGATTGTCTCAAGGAAGAGAACATCATTGGGAAAGGAGGGGCTGGAATTGTATACAAGGGTGTTATGCCCAATGGTGAAGAGGTGGCGGTAAAGAGGCTTCCGGCGATGAGCCGGGGATCATCCCATGACCATGGGTTCTCTGCGGAGATCCAAACGCTTGGGAGGATCCGGCACCGGCACATTGTGAGACTGCTGGGCTTTTGTTCTAACCATGAGACGAATCTTTTGGTTTACGAGTATATGCCCAATGGGAGCCTTGGAGAGGTTCTCCATGGGAAGAAAGGAGGGCATTTGCAATGGGATACAAGGTATAAGATTGCTGTGGAAGCGGCCAAGGGCCTGTGCTATCTCCACCATGATTGCTCGCCTTTGATCCTCCACCGCGATGTGAAGTCCAACAACATCCTCTTGGATTCCAATTTTGAAGCCCATGTTGCCGATTTTGGGCTCGCCAAGTTCCTGCAGGACTCTGGTACTTCTGAATGCATGTCGGCAATCGCCGGTTCTTATGGATACATTGCTCCAG AATATGCCTACACTCTAAAGGTGGATGAAAAGAGCGACGTTTACAGCTTTGGAGTGGTGCTCCTAGAACTGGTAAGCGGAAAGAAGCCTGTTGGGGAATTTGGGGATGGTGTGGACATTGTGCAGTGGATGAGAAAGATGACGGATTCTAACAAGCAGGCAGTGACTAATATCCTGGATCCGAGGCTTTCATCAGTTCCGCTTCATGACGTGATGCATGTGTTCTACGTGGCAATGCTGTGCGTGGAGGAACAGAGTGTGGAGCGCCCAACAATGAGGGAAGTCGTTCAGATCCTCTCCGAGCTTCCAAGACCAACACCAAAACCAGGAGAGGAGGACTCTTCAAACAATGAAGAATCTGGAGCACCAGCACCAGTGCCCTCAGCAGAAACACCTAGCAAGGAAACTAaagagcagcagcagcaaccagcTCGACAGTCGCCACCACCTGATCTCCTCAGCATTTGA